A single region of the Ochotona princeps isolate mOchPri1 chromosome 10, mOchPri1.hap1, whole genome shotgun sequence genome encodes:
- the RNF2 gene encoding E3 ubiquitin-protein ligase RING2, which produces MSQAVQTNGTQPLSKTWELSLYELQRTPQEAITDGLEIVVSPRSLHSELMCPICLDMLKNTMTTKECLHRFCADCIITALRSGNKECPTCRKKLVSKRSLRPDPNFDALISKIYPSRDEYEAHQERVLARINKHNNQQALSHSIEEGLKIQAMNRLQRGKKQQIENGSGAEDNGDSSHCSNASTHSNQEAGPSNKRTKTSDDSGLELDNNNASVAIDPVMDGASEIELVFRPHPTLMEKDDSAQTRYIKTSGNATVDHLSKYLAVRLALEELRSKGESNQMNLDTASEKQYTIYIATASGQFTVLNGSFSLELVSEKYWKVNKPMELYYAPTKEHK; this is translated from the exons AATAACAGATGGCTTGGAAATTGTGGTTTCGCCCCGAAGTCTGCACAGTGAGCTCATGTGCCCGATCTGCTTGGACATGCTCAAGAACACCATGACCACCAAGGAGTGCCTGCACCGCTTCTGCGCGGACTGTATCATCACAGCCCTCAGGAGCGG CAACAAAGAATGCCCTACCTGTCGGAAAAAGCTAGTTTCCAAAAGGTCCCTGAGGCCGGACCCCAACTTCGATGCGCTCATCAGCAAGATCTACCCGAGCCGGGACGAGTACGAAGCTCACCAGGAGCGCGTGCTGGCCAGGATCAACAAGCACAACAACCAGCAGGCGCTGAGCCACAGCATCGAGGAGGGACTCAAgatccaggccatgaacag ACTACAGCGAGGCAAGAAGCAGCAGATCGAGAACGGTAGCGGGGCAGAAGATAACGGTGACAGTTCGCACTGTAGTAACGCCTCGACCCACAGCAATCAGGAGGCTGGCCCTAGTAACAAACGGACCAAAACGTCGGATGATTCAGGGCTTGAGCTTGACAACAACAACGCCTCGGTGGCCATTGACCCTGTGATGGACGGGGCCAGTGAAATTGAATTAGTATTCAGGCCTCATCCCACGCTGATGGAAAAAGATGACAGTGCACAGACAAG ATACATAAAAACTTCAGGCAATGCCACCGTGGATCACCTGTCCAAGTACCTGGCCGTCAGGTTAGCTTTAGAGGAACTTCGAAGCAAGGGGGAGTCCAATCAGATGAACCTGGACACAGCCAGCGAGAAGCAGTACACCATTTACATCGCCACAGCCAGTGGCCAGTTCACC GTTTTAAACGGGTCCTTCTCTTTGGAGTTGGTCAGTGAGAAGTACTGGAAAGTGAACAAGCCCATGGAACTGTACTACGCACCCACGAAGGAGCACAAGTGA